GGCGGTAGTTGTGGTCTTTCCAACCCCTCCCTTTCCGGAGGTAATTACTATCGCTTCACCCATTCCTCATTCTCCTTTCAAAACTCGCAAGCTCGGGTTTCTTCTTCACAACTTCCTGTAAGCGGTCGATGCGAATCTTTCCTTCTTCTTCATCAATAAATCCGCACTCCATATATACACCTTCCGTTTCATAATCAGGAGCACGGCTCACCTGGTCGGCAATTCGCAATTGGCTCGGCTGCATATAAGAGGCAGCAATCACCGTCTCTGTGTCACCTTCAACCCCGGCATGAGCCACACCTTTGAGGCTGCCAAGCACATATACATTGCCAGTCGCCGATATACTACCACCTGGATTAACATCTCCAATTAACAGCAAATCCCCGCGCACCTCAACCAATTGTCCAGAACGAATGGTTTTGGCGATGGGAGTAATTTCTGTATTCTCTTTCCATTCAAGAGCTTCTTTTTTCGTAATGACATCAGATTCAATACGATCGACCACAAGCTTTTGCTTTTCTTTAATAAGGTCGACAAGTTCCTCTTTCTGTTCGTTCGTCACAAAACGTTTACCTAATTGAATTGTCACGTGAATCATAGGTTCTTCATCAGTAATGCCTTTCATAGACAGCTTACTTTGTAATTCCTTAAGAATATCCTTGTAAGCACACTGATCGTCTAAACTAAGCGTCAATCCATCTCTAGTTCCTTTAATTAATACTTTCTGATCGTTTGCCGTCACAGGCTGTCACCTCAGACCTTAGACATTTTACAAAAATTCTAAGCGTTATTTATTACTTCTGACCACTGTTTAACCCGATCCTTCACGACAGGATATAAAATAATAAAAAAGATCATATTAGCTGCCACAGTAGGCAGCAGTCGCAGGATAAGGTAAGTACCCCATGGCATGGAAGTGATTTGTACAAATGAATAGATTACGTATAGTAATGTATCGGATAAAATGATCCCCAGAATCACTAATAGTGAAGCTCCGATAAAATTCGAATGAATCGTCTTATTAATACCGTGGATCACGTAGATGACCAGCCCATAAGTTACCATGTAAACTCCAAGTATGCCAGTATATACAATATCGAGCAATAGACCAAATGCCATCCCGTACCAGACCGCAAAATAAGTTTTGTCCCGGTCAAAAAATATAGCCACTATTAATAAGAAAAGAAGTACCCAGTGAGGAGTCATTAATAGATTTGAATATACAAGCTTAGAGGGTAATAAACTCATAGCCATCCCCTGCATAACTAGAAGAAGCAGACAGATCAGAGCGATGTAATACCTTTTCATGAATCTCCATCCTCTTTCTGATCCTCATTTTCAACGGTCTGCATCGAGCGGTCAACCACGATAACATGGTTGATATTAAATAGATCAGCAAAAGGTTTTACGTATGCGGTTTTCGTTAAACCGAAATGATCGTTAACAACCTCTTCCACTGTACCAATTCGCAGATTACTAGGGAAAACACCGCCGAGACCTGAAGAGATAACTGTATCCCCATTTTTCAATTCTTCGTCCAGCTTAATCCCTTTCAACAGTAACCTGCCACTTTCTCCATCGTAACCTTCTATTAAACCAAATGCCTCGTTTTTATCTTTTCTTACCACCCAGGATGAAATCTTATTGGAACGATCAAACCCGCTCAATAGCTGAACAGTCGAATGAAAGGCTCCAGCGGATTTAATTTTCCCTACCATTCCTTCACTGGTCAACACCGCCATATCCTTGGCGACTCCATGTTCTTCACCTCGGTTAATGGTCATCTGCTCGAACCACCTGTCCGAGCTTCTGGCTATAACTGTCGCCTGGATAGGTGAATAATCACTCAAAGATTTTGTTTTCTCCATCGTTTTTCGCAGCTCCGCATTGTCATTCTTTAACCGCTGATTATCTTTGATAACGCCCTTGTACTCGGAAAGACGTGCTTTTAAAACCTGATTCTGTTCATACACTTCAAACATATTTTGAATATTGTCCACGGAGTTGTCAACTAGACTAACAGGTTTATGGATAATACTCTGCATCCATCCTACCGTGTCTTTAAAGAATTTCTCAGGCGTAGTTAAAGAGTCACGATCCCGAATCGAAAATCCGATCAAAGCAACCAATACAATGAAGCCAATTAATACTGCCATTAATCTTTTTCTTCGGAATAAGCTTGGCATATCTTGACCGCCTACTCCATTTTCGCTCGGCTTGCTACATTAGGCTGGGCTCTGAAATGGTGGATATTTTCGAGAGACTTTCCAGTTCCAATGACTACACAATCCAGTGGTTCTTCTGCAATGAAGACAGGCATCTCTGTACGTTCACTGATGACAGTATCCAAATTCTTAAGTAATGCTCCACCACCTGTTAAGACAATGCCGCGTTCCATAATGTCTGAAGCAAGTTCAGGAGGAGTCTTTTCCAACGTATTAATAATCGTTTCAATAATTGTATCCACTGTATCCTTAACGACATTAATAATTTCTTCCGAGTGAACCGTAATCGTTTTAGGAAGACCTGTAAGCAGGTCACGGCCGCGAATATCCATTTCATCATTTCCCTGAATACTACCTGCACCGCTGAGTTCCATTTTTACTTCTTCTGCCGTTCTTTCCCCAATCATAAGGTTATATTTTTTCCTGACGTGCTGAATGATAGATTCATCCATTTCGTCGCCGGCTACACGTATCGATTGACTGGTTACGATTCCACCCATGGAAAGGATTGCTACTTCCGTAGTACCTCCGCCAATGTCTACAATCATACTCCCTGTAGGCTCCCATACAGGAAGTCCAGCTCCGATCGCTGCTGCAAAAGGTTCCGCTATTGGAAATGCTTCTTTAGCACCTGCTTGTTTAGTAGCATCAATGACTGCACGTTCTTCCACCATAGTAATACCGGATGGAACACAGACCATAATGTTGGGCTTACTTGCAAATGAAGATCTGGTTTTCAGCGCTTTTTGAATGTAGTATTTCATCATTTGAGCTGTGGTTTCATAATCCGCTATGACCCCGTCCTTCATTGGACGAATGACAGTTATGTACGCAGGAGTACGGCCGATCATTTTACGAGCTTCATTCCCTACGGCCAGAATTTCACCTGTTTGATTATTTTTGGCTACAGCAGAAGGTTCCCTTACAATAACCCCTTTATCTTTTAGATAAACAAGTGTATTCGCAGTACCTAAATCAATCCCTAAGTCTTGAGAAAAACCAAATAGACCCAATTCAATCTTCCTTTCTAAGTGCCCGCATTGCTCAGGCGGGGTCAGGCATAAGCCTTTTCGTGGATTAGAAGAAGCGCCTATTTATAAGAAGTTCCTATAAATGGCGCCTTTTATCTCCATCTATTCAATTATACGAAAAATTAGATAAAATAGATAGTGTTACAAGTATCCTTTTTCTTTTAAAGATATAAACTTTCGATCTCCTATAACAAGATGATCCAGTAGTTCGATACCGATCATCTTTCCGCATTCCTGCAATCGTCTTGTTACCTGAATGTCCTCTTGAGAAGGCGTAGGATCTCCCGAAGGATGGTTGTGGGCACATATAATGGAGGCAGCCGAGCGTTTCACGGCTTCTTTAAAAACCTCACGAGGATGAACAATCGAAGCGTTCAAGCTTCCGATGAAGATGGTCTGGCGATGGAGTACCTGGTTTTTAGTATTCAGGAATAAACAAATGAAGTGCTCCTGTTTTAAGTCACGCATTTCTTCCATAACGAAATCGGCTCCGTCTTCAGGGCTGCGAATCATATATCTTTCCACCGGCTTCATTTGCTGCATCCGCTTCCCTATCTCAATAGCCGACATGATCAAAACGGCCTTTGCTACGCCGATCCCCCTGATAGCAGTCAATTCTTCAAGAGTCGCATCTTTTAGTAATAAAATCCCTTCAAAATGAATAAGAAGACGCTGAGCCAAATCCATAACTGACTCTCTTTTAGTGCCGCTTCCTAAAAGAATGGCAAGTAGTTCCTGGTTGGAAAGATGAGATGCGCCTATTTCCAAAAGTCTTTCTCTGGGACGATCCTCCTTGGGTA
The Halobacillus halophilus DSM 2266 DNA segment above includes these coding regions:
- the minC gene encoding septum site-determining protein MinC; this translates as MTANDQKVLIKGTRDGLTLSLDDQCAYKDILKELQSKLSMKGITDEEPMIHVTIQLGKRFVTNEQKEELVDLIKEKQKLVVDRIESDVITKKEALEWKENTEITPIAKTIRSGQLVEVRGDLLLIGDVNPGGSISATGNVYVLGSLKGVAHAGVEGDTETVIAASYMQPSQLRIADQVSRAPDYETEGVYMECGFIDEEEGKIRIDRLQEVVKKKPELASFERRMRNG
- the mreD gene encoding rod shape-determining protein MreD → MKRYYIALICLLLLVMQGMAMSLLPSKLVYSNLLMTPHWVLLFLLIVAIFFDRDKTYFAVWYGMAFGLLLDIVYTGILGVYMVTYGLVIYVIHGINKTIHSNFIGASLLVILGIILSDTLLYVIYSFVQITSMPWGTYLILRLLPTVAANMIFFIILYPVVKDRVKQWSEVINNA
- the mreC gene encoding rod shape-determining protein MreC — translated: MPSLFRRKRLMAVLIGFIVLVALIGFSIRDRDSLTTPEKFFKDTVGWMQSIIHKPVSLVDNSVDNIQNMFEVYEQNQVLKARLSEYKGVIKDNQRLKNDNAELRKTMEKTKSLSDYSPIQATVIARSSDRWFEQMTINRGEEHGVAKDMAVLTSEGMVGKIKSAGAFHSTVQLLSGFDRSNKISSWVVRKDKNEAFGLIEGYDGESGRLLLKGIKLDEELKNGDTVISSGLGGVFPSNLRIGTVEEVVNDHFGLTKTAYVKPFADLFNINHVIVVDRSMQTVENEDQKEDGDS
- a CDS encoding rod shape-determining protein, whose product is MGLFGFSQDLGIDLGTANTLVYLKDKGVIVREPSAVAKNNQTGEILAVGNEARKMIGRTPAYITVIRPMKDGVIADYETTAQMMKYYIQKALKTRSSFASKPNIMVCVPSGITMVEERAVIDATKQAGAKEAFPIAEPFAAAIGAGLPVWEPTGSMIVDIGGGTTEVAILSMGGIVTSQSIRVAGDEMDESIIQHVRKKYNLMIGERTAEEVKMELSGAGSIQGNDEMDIRGRDLLTGLPKTITVHSEEIINVVKDTVDTIIETIINTLEKTPPELASDIMERGIVLTGGGALLKNLDTVISERTEMPVFIAEEPLDCVVIGTGKSLENIHHFRAQPNVASRAKME
- the radC gene encoding RadC family protein — protein: MIKDVPKEDRPRERLLEIGASHLSNQELLAILLGSGTKRESVMDLAQRLLIHFEGILLLKDATLEELTAIRGIGVAKAVLIMSAIEIGKRMQQMKPVERYMIRSPEDGADFVMEEMRDLKQEHFICLFLNTKNQVLHRQTIFIGSLNASIVHPREVFKEAVKRSAASIICAHNHPSGDPTPSQEDIQVTRRLQECGKMIGIELLDHLVIGDRKFISLKEKGYL